The Falsibacillus pallidus genome has a segment encoding these proteins:
- a CDS encoding DAK2 domain-containing protein — protein MSITTLDGKRFAEMVIQGANNLAANANMVDALNVFPVPDGDTGTNMNLSMTSGAKEVQNNIQDHVGKVAGSLAKGLLMGARGNSGVILSQLFRGFSKAIETKSMVSSLEFAQALEAGVNTAYKAVMKPVEGTILTVAKDAAKRAVEVAPSESDIVGLMKEVVKEAKASLNRTPDLLPVLKEVGVVDSGGQGLVCVYEGFLAELTGEELPDVPAVHASMDEMVNAEHHKSVQSFMNTEDIEFGYCTEFMVRFEEGKKTFNEDSFRNDLSAYGDSLLVISDDEIAKIHIHSETPGKVLDYGQQYGSLIKMKIENMREQHSGIVGESHVKLQTEVKKPVEKKEFGIVTVSMGKGIAELFRSIGASVVIEGGQTMNPSTEDIVKAIEEANAEKVIILPNNKNIIMAADQAAEVAGDHVIVVPSKTVPQGMAAMLSFNPSATLDNNKKVMSGSLANVKTGQITYAVRDTNIDGISIKKDDYMEISDGKIVGTSPQKIAAAFSLLEKMIDKDSEILTILYGEDVSEEEVAELVSMAEEKFEDIEVEVHNGEQPLYSFIFSIE, from the coding sequence GTGTCGATTACAACATTGGACGGAAAGCGTTTTGCTGAGATGGTCATTCAAGGGGCCAACAATTTAGCTGCAAATGCTAATATGGTCGATGCCTTAAACGTTTTCCCAGTCCCAGATGGAGATACAGGTACGAACATGAATTTATCCATGACTTCCGGAGCCAAGGAAGTCCAGAATAATATTCAGGATCATGTTGGAAAAGTAGCTGGATCTTTGGCAAAAGGATTGCTGATGGGTGCCCGAGGGAATTCAGGGGTTATATTGTCCCAATTATTCCGGGGTTTTTCAAAAGCAATTGAAACAAAATCAATGGTTTCCAGCCTTGAGTTTGCGCAGGCTTTGGAAGCAGGTGTAAATACAGCTTACAAAGCAGTGATGAAGCCTGTTGAAGGTACAATCCTTACTGTTGCAAAGGATGCGGCTAAAAGAGCGGTGGAAGTGGCCCCTTCAGAAAGTGATATCGTCGGGCTTATGAAGGAAGTCGTCAAAGAGGCTAAAGCTTCATTGAACCGCACCCCTGACCTGCTGCCTGTATTAAAAGAAGTAGGAGTCGTCGACAGCGGCGGACAGGGTCTTGTGTGTGTATATGAAGGCTTTCTTGCAGAATTGACTGGGGAAGAGCTTCCCGATGTACCTGCTGTCCATGCTTCAATGGATGAGATGGTGAATGCGGAACACCATAAAAGTGTTCAAAGCTTCATGAATACCGAAGACATTGAATTCGGATATTGTACTGAATTCATGGTCAGGTTTGAAGAAGGCAAAAAGACTTTCAACGAAGACTCATTCCGAAATGATCTAAGTGCATATGGAGATTCCCTTCTTGTCATTTCCGATGATGAAATCGCGAAGATTCACATCCACTCAGAGACACCGGGAAAAGTACTGGACTACGGCCAGCAATATGGCTCTTTGATCAAAATGAAAATCGAAAATATGCGTGAGCAGCATAGCGGGATTGTAGGTGAATCCCATGTTAAGCTTCAGACTGAAGTCAAAAAACCTGTAGAGAAAAAAGAATTTGGCATCGTTACAGTTTCCATGGGGAAAGGAATTGCTGAGCTTTTCAGGAGCATCGGAGCATCTGTTGTCATTGAAGGCGGACAGACCATGAACCCAAGCACTGAAGATATTGTAAAAGCAATAGAAGAGGCGAATGCAGAAAAGGTAATTATCCTGCCGAATAATAAAAATATTATCATGGCAGCTGATCAAGCTGCTGAAGTAGCAGGAGACCACGTAATAGTGGTGCCATCCAAAACCGTTCCTCAAGGAATGGCTGCAATGCTTTCCTTCAATCCATCCGCAACACTGGATAATAATAAAAAAGTCATGAGTGGATCATTGGCAAATGTCAAAACAGGACAAATCACTTATGCAGTCAGAGATACAAATATTGATGGTATCAGCATCAAGAAGGACGATTACATGGAAATCTCCGATGGTAAGATTGTGGGGACGAGCCCGCAAAAAATTGCTGCTGCCTTCAGTCTCCTTGAAAAAATGATTGATAAGGATTCAGAGATCCTTACCATTCTTTATGGGGAAGATGTTTCAGAAGAAGAAGTGGCAGAATTAGTATCCATGGCAGAAGAGAAATTTGAAGATATAGAGGTTGAGGTCCATAATGGAGAACAGCCCCTGTATTCATTCATTTTCTCAATTGAATAA
- the spoVM gene encoding stage V sporulation protein SpoVM has translation MKFYTIKLPRILGGLVRAMLGTFKKG, from the coding sequence ATGAAATTTTATACGATTAAATTACCCAGAATATTAGGTGGTTTAGTCAGAGCGATGCTGGGGACATTCAAAAAAGGATGA
- the rsgA gene encoding ribosome small subunit-dependent GTPase A produces the protein MPVGKIIKALSGFYYVLNEEQENHVVQCRGRGVFRKNKITPLVGDRVSFQAENDAEGYILEVFERKNELVRPPIANVDQAILVFSAIEPDFNPGLLDRFLVLVEANDIEPLLCITKMDLLNEAQTQKIQEYAEDYRKIGYDVLLTSSETEVGLELLRPFLEKKTSVFAGQSGVGKSSLLNALNPELQLKTSNISTHLGRGKHTTRHVELIEIGSGLVADTPGFSSLEFMDIEVEGLKECFPEMQRISQECKFRACLHMNEPKCAVKNAVEDGDIPSYRYKNYKQFHEEIKDRKPRY, from the coding sequence ATGCCAGTAGGAAAAATCATAAAAGCATTAAGCGGCTTTTATTATGTATTAAATGAAGAGCAAGAAAATCATGTTGTCCAATGCAGGGGACGGGGTGTTTTCCGGAAAAATAAAATCACTCCATTGGTGGGTGACCGCGTTTCCTTTCAAGCCGAGAACGATGCAGAAGGCTATATTCTAGAGGTTTTTGAAAGAAAGAATGAATTAGTCAGGCCCCCGATTGCCAATGTCGACCAGGCCATTTTGGTGTTTTCCGCCATCGAACCTGACTTCAATCCCGGCCTTTTGGACCGATTCTTGGTTCTGGTGGAAGCAAATGATATCGAACCTTTACTCTGTATAACAAAAATGGATTTATTAAATGAAGCGCAGACACAAAAAATACAGGAATATGCCGAGGACTATCGAAAAATAGGATATGATGTGCTTCTGACTTCTTCCGAAACAGAAGTCGGCCTCGAGCTGCTGCGACCTTTTCTAGAAAAGAAGACATCTGTCTTTGCCGGTCAATCAGGCGTTGGCAAATCATCGCTGCTGAATGCTCTCAATCCCGAGCTTCAGTTGAAAACAAGCAACATATCCACTCATTTAGGACGAGGAAAACATACAACCAGACATGTTGAACTTATTGAGATCGGATCTGGTCTAGTGGCAGATACCCCTGGATTTAGTTCATTGGAATTCATGGATATTGAAGTCGAAGGACTGAAGGAATGTTTTCCTGAAATGCAGAGAATCAGCCAAGAATGTAAATTTCGTGCCTGTCTTCACATGAATGAACCGAAATGTGCAGTCAAGAATGCGGTTGAAGATGGAGATATTCCTTCCTACCGCTACAAGAATTACAAACAATTCCACGAAGAAATCAAAGACAGAAAGCCGAGGTATTGA
- the rpmB gene encoding 50S ribosomal protein L28 — protein MPKQCVVTGRKARSGNARSHAMNATKRSWGANLQKVRILVDGKPKRVWVSARALKSGKVERV, from the coding sequence ATGCCAAAACAATGTGTCGTAACTGGCCGCAAGGCTCGTTCCGGAAATGCTCGTTCACACGCTATGAACGCTACAAAACGTAGCTGGGGAGCTAACCTTCAAAAAGTCCGCATTCTTGTAGACGGGAAACCTAAACGTGTTTGGGTTTCTGCAAGAGCCCTAAAATCCGGTAAAGTTGAACGCGTATAA
- a CDS encoding Asp23/Gls24 family envelope stress response protein, whose product MSIELKTKYGQIDISNEVIATIAGGAAIDCYGIVGMASKNQIKDGLTEILRKENFTRGVIVRQVNDEVHIDMYIIVSYGTKISEVAHNVQSKVKYTLDKTVGLSVESVNIFVQGVRVANP is encoded by the coding sequence ATGTCCATCGAACTGAAAACCAAGTACGGCCAGATTGACATTTCAAATGAAGTGATTGCAACAATCGCCGGAGGTGCTGCTATTGATTGCTACGGTATTGTTGGAATGGCCTCTAAAAATCAAATCAAAGATGGCTTAACTGAAATTCTGCGTAAAGAAAACTTCACAAGAGGAGTTATCGTCAGACAGGTGAATGATGAAGTACATATAGATATGTACATTATTGTGAGCTACGGTACAAAAATCTCTGAGGTTGCACATAATGTACAATCAAAGGTAAAATACACGCTGGATAAAACAGTCGGCTTATCAGTCGAATCAGTAAATATATTTGTTCAAGGGGTTCGAGTAGCGAACCCGTAG
- the rsmB gene encoding 16S rRNA (cytosine(967)-C(5))-methyltransferase RsmB yields the protein MSRQKKNVRAAALEILEAVEKNQSYSNLLLNHSIEKNALKGPDIGLLTELVYGTIQRKMTLDYYLDPFLKKKNKLDSWVLNLLRLSLYQIVYLDKIPERAAIYEAVELAKSIGHKGISGMVNGVLRSIQREGLPSLDAIKNPIERISIETSHPLWLVKRWVDMFGEEKTRRMCEANLIAPVQSIRVNETKTTREDLLNRLKEEGYDVEESPLLSESIRSLKGNVAHSKAFKEGLCTIQDESSMIVAYALNLEHGMQVMDSCAAPGGKTTHIAEKLDQSGKVVSLDLHEHKVKLILQNAERLGLSNIEGITSDSRKAGEKFKEESFDRILVDAPCSGLGVLRRKPDIKYAKKEKDIESLQSIQHDILNAVAPLLKKGGVLVYSTCTVDQWENENAVKRFLSENKDFEPMELSSIPEPLKPFANGSQMQIFPQDFDGDGFFIASLRKKS from the coding sequence ATGAGCAGACAAAAAAAGAACGTCAGGGCAGCAGCATTGGAGATTTTAGAAGCTGTCGAGAAAAATCAATCCTACAGCAATCTCCTGCTTAACCACAGCATTGAAAAAAACGCTCTTAAAGGGCCTGATATCGGCTTATTGACTGAATTGGTCTATGGAACCATCCAAAGAAAAATGACACTTGATTATTATTTAGATCCTTTCTTGAAAAAGAAAAACAAGCTGGATAGCTGGGTATTGAATTTGTTGAGATTGTCACTTTACCAGATCGTCTATTTGGATAAAATCCCTGAACGTGCTGCAATCTATGAGGCAGTTGAATTGGCAAAGTCAATCGGGCATAAAGGGATATCAGGAATGGTAAACGGCGTCCTGAGGTCAATCCAAAGAGAAGGTCTTCCATCTTTGGATGCAATAAAAAATCCAATTGAACGAATCTCGATTGAAACAAGCCATCCACTTTGGCTCGTTAAACGATGGGTAGATATGTTCGGTGAAGAAAAAACAAGGCGGATGTGCGAAGCCAACTTGATAGCACCCGTCCAGTCCATACGCGTCAACGAAACGAAGACGACTAGAGAGGACTTGCTGAATCGGTTGAAGGAAGAAGGATATGATGTGGAAGAAAGCCCGCTTCTATCCGAATCCATCCGGAGCTTAAAAGGGAATGTTGCGCATTCAAAAGCTTTTAAGGAAGGACTTTGCACGATTCAGGATGAGAGCTCTATGATTGTGGCTTATGCGTTGAACTTGGAGCATGGGATGCAGGTTATGGATTCATGTGCAGCACCAGGAGGGAAAACGACCCATATTGCCGAAAAACTTGACCAGTCCGGTAAAGTTGTTTCACTGGACCTTCACGAACATAAAGTGAAACTGATCCTTCAGAATGCTGAAAGACTGGGCCTTTCCAATATTGAAGGCATTACTTCCGACAGTCGCAAAGCAGGAGAAAAGTTTAAGGAAGAGAGCTTCGATCGAATCCTGGTCGATGCACCATGTTCTGGTCTTGGGGTATTAAGGCGAAAGCCGGATATTAAATATGCCAAAAAAGAGAAGGATATCGAATCACTGCAATCCATACAGCATGATATCCTTAATGCTGTAGCTCCTTTGTTAAAAAAAGGAGGAGTATTGGTGTATTCAACCTGCACGGTGGATCAATGGGAAAATGAAAATGCGGTAAAACGCTTCCTTTCAGAGAATAAAGATTTTGAACCAATGGAGTTATCAAGTATTCCAGAACCATTGAAGCCATTTGCAAATGGTTCACAAATGCAGATATTTCCTCAGGATTTTGACGGTGATGGCTTTTTCATTGCATCCCTCCGAAAAAAATCTTGA
- a CDS encoding thiamine diphosphokinase, with amino-acid sequence MNNRIYVLAGGPKGLIPDLDPIKSEVWVGVDHGVYRLLEAGITPAAAFGDFDSVSDEEWQLINSSKLNEMHTFKPEKDESDMELALGWAIEQKPSRLSIYGATGGRLDHFMANAMILASDPFLQYPGTIEIVDCQNIITVHPSGTYSIEKLQDKKYISYVPLSAEVKDLTLKGFKYPLENKKVCMGSSLCISNELEENTGTFSFSEGILMMVRSQD; translated from the coding sequence GTGAATAACAGGATTTATGTATTAGCAGGCGGACCAAAAGGGTTGATTCCTGACTTGGATCCTATTAAAAGTGAAGTATGGGTCGGTGTTGACCACGGAGTTTATCGACTGCTCGAAGCAGGCATCACACCTGCAGCTGCTTTTGGCGATTTTGACTCTGTTTCAGATGAAGAATGGCAGCTTATCAATTCAAGCAAACTGAATGAAATGCATACGTTTAAACCTGAAAAAGATGAATCTGATATGGAGCTTGCTCTAGGATGGGCCATTGAACAAAAACCATCAAGATTGTCCATTTATGGAGCCACAGGGGGAAGGCTCGATCATTTTATGGCAAATGCTATGATTTTAGCAAGTGATCCCTTTCTGCAATATCCTGGAACGATAGAAATAGTCGATTGCCAAAATATTATTACAGTGCATCCTTCGGGAACCTATTCAATCGAAAAGCTGCAAGATAAAAAATACATTTCCTACGTCCCTCTTTCTGCTGAAGTGAAGGATTTGACATTAAAAGGATTCAAATACCCTCTTGAGAATAAGAAGGTCTGCATGGGCTCCTCATTATGCATTAGTAATGAATTAGAAGAAAATACTGGTACTTTTTCTTTTTCCGAAGGCATATTAATGATGGTAAGAAGTCAGGATTGA
- the rpe gene encoding ribulose-phosphate 3-epimerase: MKIAPSILSADFARLGDEIKDVEAGGADYIHVDVMDGQFVPNITIGPLIVEAIRPITKLPIDVHLMIEDPDKYIEAFAKAGADYISVHAEACRHLHRTIHHIKSLGVKAGVVLNPATPVETIQHIIEDIDLVLLMTVNPGFGGQKFIHSVVPKIKQVSDMINERGLNVEVEVDGGISADTAKVCADAGANVFVAGSAIYNQEDRKSAIEKIRESMI; the protein is encoded by the coding sequence ATGAAAATAGCACCCTCAATCCTTTCAGCAGACTTTGCCAGACTTGGCGATGAAATCAAAGATGTGGAAGCAGGAGGAGCAGATTACATTCATGTAGATGTCATGGACGGCCAATTTGTTCCTAACATCACAATTGGACCATTAATCGTTGAGGCAATCCGCCCCATCACAAAGCTTCCGATCGATGTACATTTAATGATTGAAGATCCTGATAAATACATTGAAGCTTTTGCAAAAGCCGGGGCCGATTATATCTCTGTCCATGCTGAAGCATGCAGGCATTTGCATCGCACCATCCATCACATTAAGTCATTGGGTGTTAAGGCAGGAGTCGTTTTGAATCCAGCCACTCCTGTCGAAACAATCCAGCATATTATTGAAGATATTGATTTAGTGCTGTTAATGACAGTGAATCCTGGATTTGGAGGACAAAAGTTCATTCATTCTGTCGTGCCAAAAATTAAGCAAGTAAGTGACATGATCAACGAAAGAGGATTAAATGTGGAAGTGGAAGTGGATGGAGGTATATCCGCTGATACAGCCAAGGTTTGCGCAGACGCCGGTGCGAATGTATTTGTGGCTGGATCTGCGATTTATAATCAAGAAGACCGTAAATCTGCCATTGAAAAAATTAGAGAATCTATGATTTAG
- a CDS encoding Stp1/IreP family PP2C-type Ser/Thr phosphatase: protein MKAVFMTDTGRVRSHNEDNGGIFYNESNDLLAVVADGMGGHNAGEVASDMTKSIISESWGSSHRMDTPRDAETWFAENVKSINHQLFHYAKSHPECEGMGTTLVAAICNDRFATIANIGDSRCYILNDLGLKQLTDDHSLVYELVRLGQISKEDAEHHPRKNWVLRAVGTEEKVEADFKTITFEEGDILLLCSDGLSDKLSEKEMEEILQQPLALEERAQKMLDIANENGGEDNITLIIIEYQAGSESR, encoded by the coding sequence ATGAAAGCTGTTTTTATGACGGATACCGGCAGGGTCCGCTCTCATAATGAAGACAATGGCGGCATATTCTACAATGAATCAAATGATTTGCTTGCTGTGGTTGCAGATGGTATGGGAGGGCATAATGCTGGAGAAGTAGCAAGTGATATGACGAAAAGCATTATCAGTGAATCGTGGGGAAGTTCACATAGGATGGATACGCCGCGCGATGCTGAAACATGGTTTGCGGAAAATGTAAAATCCATTAATCACCAGCTATTTCACTATGCAAAAAGCCATCCAGAGTGTGAAGGGATGGGAACTACTCTTGTTGCAGCCATTTGCAATGATCGATTTGCGACCATTGCCAATATAGGCGACAGCCGCTGCTATATTCTGAATGATCTCGGATTGAAGCAATTGACGGATGATCATTCATTAGTCTATGAATTAGTCCGTCTTGGACAAATCTCAAAGGAAGACGCCGAACATCATCCAAGGAAAAATTGGGTGCTGAGGGCTGTTGGCACAGAAGAAAAAGTAGAAGCAGATTTTAAGACGATAACATTTGAAGAAGGGGATATACTTCTTCTTTGTTCAGATGGGCTTTCAGATAAACTATCTGAAAAGGAAATGGAAGAGATACTCCAACAACCGCTGGCATTAGAGGAAAGGGCCCAAAAAATGCTTGATATTGCAAATGAAAATGGAGGAGAAGATAATATCACTCTTATCATAATTGAATATCAAGCCGGCAGTGAAAGCAGGTGA
- the sdaAB gene encoding L-serine ammonia-lyase, iron-sulfur-dependent subunit beta gives MKYKSVFDIIGPVMIGPSSSHTAGAARIGLVARSLFGREPKWADISLYGSFAKTYKGHGTDVALIGGLLNFDTYDERIIQAKEIAKEKNMKVKFIEEDALSDHPNTARLRIGDENGEMELVGISIGGGKIEITELNGFQLKLSGHNPAILVVHDDRFGAIASVSNVLAKYEINIGQMDVSRKEKGKMALMTIELDQMVEDEVLNELRALPNITQVTRIVD, from the coding sequence ATGAAATATAAAAGTGTTTTTGATATCATTGGACCCGTCATGATCGGACCGTCAAGTTCCCATACTGCAGGTGCTGCAAGGATTGGCCTTGTTGCAAGAAGCTTATTCGGACGTGAACCGAAATGGGCAGACATTTCATTATATGGTTCTTTTGCTAAAACCTATAAAGGCCACGGAACAGATGTTGCACTTATTGGAGGATTGCTCAATTTTGACACGTATGATGAGCGAATCATCCAAGCAAAAGAGATCGCAAAAGAAAAAAACATGAAAGTCAAATTCATCGAAGAAGATGCCCTTTCCGACCATCCCAATACTGCACGTCTAAGAATCGGTGATGAAAACGGAGAAATGGAGCTTGTGGGCATTTCCATCGGGGGCGGCAAAATCGAAATTACAGAATTGAACGGTTTTCAGCTGAAATTATCCGGTCACAACCCTGCAATTCTTGTCGTGCACGATGACCGCTTCGGTGCCATCGCATCCGTTTCAAATGTCCTCGCAAAATATGAAATCAATATTGGCCAGATGGATGTTTCGAGGAAAGAAAAAGGAAAAATGGCCTTGATGACAATTGAATTGGATCAAATGGTCGAAGACGAAGTCCTTAATGAGCTTCGCGCTCTGCCAAATATCACACAAGTCACTAGGATTGTAGATTAA
- the sdaAA gene encoding L-serine ammonia-lyase, iron-sulfur-dependent, subunit alpha, which produces MFRNVAELVELAVSQNKKISDIMIEQEMKVKSKTKEEIMSFMERNLEVMEQAVERGIQGVKSHSGLTGGDAVLLQAYIEKGNFLSGKTILDAVSKAVATNEVNAAMGTICATPTAGSAGVVPGTLFAVRDKLNPTREEMVHFLFAAGAFGFVVANNASISGAAGGCQAEVGSAAGMAAAAIVEMAGGTPAQSAEAMAITLKNMLGLVCDPVAGLVEVPCVKRNAMGAANAMVAADMALAGVTSRIPCDEVIDAMFKIGQSMPTALKETAQGGLAATPTGRELEAKIFGIPLNKRG; this is translated from the coding sequence ATGTTTCGTAACGTAGCAGAATTGGTTGAACTGGCTGTCAGCCAAAATAAAAAAATATCAGATATTATGATCGAACAAGAAATGAAAGTAAAATCAAAAACAAAAGAAGAAATCATGTCCTTTATGGAACGGAATCTTGAAGTAATGGAGCAGGCTGTTGAGAGGGGCATCCAAGGAGTGAAATCCCACTCAGGATTGACTGGTGGAGATGCGGTTCTTCTTCAAGCCTATATAGAAAAAGGAAACTTTTTATCAGGTAAGACTATTTTGGATGCTGTAAGCAAAGCGGTTGCTACAAATGAAGTAAATGCGGCAATGGGAACCATTTGCGCTACGCCGACTGCAGGTTCTGCAGGAGTGGTGCCAGGTACTCTTTTCGCTGTAAGGGATAAATTAAACCCGACAAGGGAAGAAATGGTTCATTTCCTTTTCGCAGCAGGTGCATTTGGCTTTGTTGTTGCCAATAACGCTTCCATCTCAGGTGCAGCCGGAGGGTGTCAGGCGGAAGTTGGCTCAGCTGCCGGTATGGCTGCAGCTGCCATAGTCGAGATGGCCGGCGGAACCCCTGCACAGTCTGCTGAAGCCATGGCCATCACTTTGAAAAATATGCTTGGCTTAGTATGTGATCCTGTTGCAGGTCTTGTGGAAGTACCTTGTGTAAAAAGGAATGCAATGGGAGCGGCAAATGCAATGGTTGCAGCTGATATGGCATTAGCGGGAGTGACCAGCAGGATCCCTTGCGACGAAGTCATCGATGCCATGTTCAAAATCGGTCAATCCATGCCTACTGCTTTGAAGGAAACTGCACAGGGAGGTTTAGCGGCGACCCCAACCGGCCGTGAGCTGGAAGCAAAAATATTTGGGATCCCGCTTAATAAGCGTGGCTGA
- the pknB gene encoding Stk1 family PASTA domain-containing Ser/Thr kinase, whose translation MLIGKRISGRYKIMQMIGGGGMANVYLARDIILDRDVAVKILRLDFANEEEFIRRFQREAQAATSIVHPNIVSIYDVGEEDDIYYIVMEYVEGMTLKQYIAQNYPISIEKCMDIMKQLTSAVTHAHQNHIVHRDIKPQNILVDYDGNIKITDFGIAMALSATSITQTNSVLGSVHYLSPEQARGGMATKKSDIYSLGIVMFELFTGRLPFSGESAVSIALKHLQSETPSPKRWNEQIPQSVENIIMKATAKDPFNRYNSAEEMEEDLESALNPERLNEPKFFIPEDDEATKAIPVITNDHAFSKLDRTIIHKTPDSDSDEGKKTPEEPKKKKSKKKWPWIIAVMLIVILAGALAATVLPGVLGPKKVEVPDVQGKTLEQAISKLYEAGFDPGETIDTPSEEVPEGKVIKTNPESGDLVVEGRKVDIYISTGKEKVTMDDYIGEQLDQVKPILESKGFKVITNEEFSDEDPGTIISQDPDEGAEVIPEETEITFTVSKGPEQVEIKDFSSYSEKAVSDYASSVGLSATIKEDYSDTVPKDKLISQDPEPNTMVAKGSSFTVVFSKGKKELPPKQTEKEVTIKYEPTQEGVPQSVQVYIEDMNNKITDVYDTFELTEDRVYTMKFVIQDGQKGKYQIVRDGHVYSEGEVPYPEE comes from the coding sequence ATGCTTATAGGAAAAAGAATCAGCGGCCGATATAAGATAATGCAGATGATTGGCGGCGGAGGAATGGCCAATGTTTACCTTGCAAGGGACATCATCCTTGATCGTGATGTTGCAGTAAAGATCCTGCGTCTTGATTTTGCGAATGAAGAGGAATTTATCAGACGCTTTCAAAGAGAGGCACAGGCTGCTACAAGCATTGTCCATCCTAATATCGTCAGTATTTATGACGTTGGGGAAGAAGATGATATTTATTATATCGTCATGGAATACGTCGAAGGAATGACGCTGAAGCAATACATAGCCCAAAACTATCCCATTTCCATAGAAAAATGTATGGATATTATGAAACAGTTGACTTCCGCTGTCACTCACGCCCATCAGAATCACATTGTCCACAGAGATATTAAACCCCAGAATATTCTGGTTGATTATGATGGGAATATCAAGATAACGGATTTTGGCATAGCAATGGCACTCAGTGCTACCTCCATCACTCAGACCAATTCCGTACTCGGCTCTGTTCATTATTTATCGCCTGAGCAGGCGAGGGGTGGAATGGCAACAAAAAAATCAGATATTTATTCACTTGGGATCGTGATGTTCGAATTATTTACAGGAAGGCTTCCGTTTTCAGGGGAATCAGCCGTTTCAATTGCATTAAAGCACTTGCAGTCAGAGACACCTTCGCCGAAGAGATGGAATGAACAGATCCCTCAAAGCGTAGAAAATATCATCATGAAAGCAACGGCCAAGGATCCTTTTAACCGGTATAATAGTGCTGAGGAAATGGAAGAAGATCTAGAGTCCGCACTGAATCCCGAGCGCTTGAATGAACCAAAGTTCTTCATTCCTGAGGATGACGAAGCGACAAAGGCAATTCCAGTCATTACAAATGATCATGCCTTCAGCAAACTGGATCGCACCATCATCCACAAAACGCCGGACTCTGATAGTGATGAAGGGAAAAAGACTCCGGAGGAACCAAAAAAGAAGAAATCAAAGAAAAAGTGGCCATGGATCATCGCTGTCATGCTCATCGTGATATTGGCAGGTGCTTTGGCTGCAACAGTTCTTCCAGGGGTTCTCGGGCCGAAAAAAGTAGAAGTCCCGGATGTGCAAGGCAAAACGCTCGAACAGGCAATATCCAAATTATATGAAGCAGGATTTGATCCTGGTGAAACAATCGATACACCAAGTGAAGAGGTTCCTGAAGGAAAAGTGATTAAAACCAATCCAGAGTCTGGAGATCTAGTGGTGGAAGGACGAAAAGTCGATATTTATATCTCCACTGGAAAAGAAAAAGTAACCATGGATGACTACATCGGGGAACAATTAGATCAAGTAAAGCCGATCTTGGAATCGAAGGGGTTTAAAGTTATCACGAATGAGGAATTCAGTGATGAGGATCCAGGAACCATCATCAGCCAGGATCCGGATGAAGGAGCAGAAGTGATCCCTGAGGAAACAGAAATCACCTTTACTGTGAGCAAGGGACCGGAGCAAGTTGAAATAAAGGACTTTTCCTCCTACTCTGAGAAGGCTGTAAGCGATTATGCTTCAAGTGTTGGATTGTCGGCTACCATCAAAGAAGACTACTCCGATACTGTTCCTAAGGATAAACTTATCTCGCAAGACCCAGAACCGAACACGATGGTCGCAAAAGGGTCGAGCTTCACGGTTGTATTTTCAAAAGGCAAAAAAGAACTGCCTCCTAAGCAAACTGAAAAAGAAGTCACGATAAAATATGAACCAACCCAAGAGGGCGTCCCGCAATCAGTTCAAGTATATATAGAAGATATGAATAATAAAATAACTGATGTCTACGATACATTTGAACTTACCGAAGATAGGGTCTATACAATGAAGTTCGTTATCCAGGATGGTCAAAAAGGGAAATATCAGATAGTCAGAGACGGACATGTTTACTCAGAAGGAGAAGTACCTTATCCAGAAGAATAA